A single Cannabis sativa cultivar Pink pepper isolate KNU-18-1 chromosome 7, ASM2916894v1, whole genome shotgun sequence DNA region contains:
- the LOC115697164 gene encoding probable LRR receptor-like serine/threonine-protein kinase At1g56140 isoform X2, producing the protein MLALGSNNFSGPLPAEIGNLLKLEQIYIDSSGISGEFPPTFANLKNMQILNTLDTPLSGKIPDFIGNWTRLTNLTFVGNSLQGPIPSSFSQLTSLTSIKIGDLSNGSSSLDFVKNLKNLTELILRNALISGSIPPFIGELKGLKTVDLSFNNLTGKIPPELFAMGNLTNLFLGNNSLTGGIPNDWRDNLVNIDLSYNFLSGRLPRWLGSISQLNLVANNFIFDDSNKSVSPGLYCLQRSFPCNRNTPIHTSFAIKCGGPQMLGNDGIVYEAEEIVLGPAKFHVSGKENWGVSKVGLYGDKTGKLDIEGTQEQVTSTNEKPEFFHTARMSPGSLRYYGLGLVNGPYTVTLHFAEIGFPSQSTNLWASLAKRVFDIYIQGRRLEKDFDISKKAGGVLKAIQMKYNVNVTENYIEIHLFWAGKGTCCIPKEGYYGPLIAAVHAEADFKVSKGENKKKTGIIIGTVVPIMVVGLALLLLVFYKRRKYDEDDNEELLGIGPKPDTFSYAELRAATGDFSSANKLGEGGFGHVYKGTLSDGKEVAVKQLSVASNHGKGQFMAEIATISVVQHRNLVKLYGCCIQGNRRILVYEYLHNRSLDQALFGKNNLHLDWPTRFNICLGIARGLAYLHEESSPRIVHRDVKASNILLDDALCPKISDFGLAKLYDDNKTHMSTRVAGTIGYLAPEYAMRGHLTEKADIFGFGVVALEIVSGKPNFYNEGNESIYLLERVWNLHENYQSLELVDPSLAEFDEKEAIRIIRVALLCTQGSPLIRPSMSRVIGMLIGDSEIENARSKPSYLTDMDYKDTTTMSTMGFSSETYTPGSSNDNTYIFN; encoded by the exons atgcT TGCCTTGGGGTCAAATAATTTTTCTGGACCACTTCCCGCAGAAATTGGTAATTTATTGAAACTCGAGCAAAT ttacATAGACAGTTCTGGAATAAGTGGTGAATTTCCCCCCACATTCGCCAACCTAAAAAATATGCAAATCTT AAATACACTAGATACTCCTCTCTCTGGGAAGATACCAGACTTCATAGGAAACTGGACACGTCTAACTAATTT GACATTTGTAGGGAACTCTCTTCAAGGTCCCATACCATCTAGTTTTTCTCAATTGACCTCGTTGACATCTAT AAAGATTGGGGATTTATCAAATGGGAGCAGTTCCCTTGATTTTGTCAAAAATTTGAAGAACTTGACTGAGTT AATTCTGAGAAATGCATTGATTTCCGGTTCAATTCCACCTTTTATTGGAGAATTGAAAGGTCTTAAAACAGT GGATTTGAGTTTCAACAACTTAACCGGAAAGATCCCTCCTGAGTTGTTTGCCATGGGTAATCTAACAAACCT ATTTCTTGGAAATAATAGTCTGACAGGAGGTATTCCCAATGATTGGCGTGACAATCTTGTGAATAT AGATCTGTCTTACAATTTCTTATCAGGGCGTTTACCGAGATGGTTAGGCTCAATATCACAACT GAACTTGGTGGCTAACAATTTCATATTTGATGATTCAAACAAATC AGTTTCCCCTGGGCTGTATTGTCTCCAGAGAAGTTTTCCCTGCAATAGAAATACCCCAATTC ATACAAGCTTTGCAATCAAGTGTGGAGGACCACAGATGTTAGGAAATGATGGCATAGTGTATGAAGCTGAAGAGATAGTTCTTGGCCCTGCAAAGTTTCATGTTAGTGGCAAAGAGAATTGGGGAGTTAGTAAGGTTGGTTTATATGGTGATAAAACAGGTAAACTAGATATTGAAGGAACCCAGGAACAAGTCACATCAACCAATGAGAAGCCAGAGTTCTTCCATACTGCACGAATGTCCCCAGGATCACTAAGATACTATGGTCTCGGTCTTGTGAATGGGCCTTATACTGTCACGTTGCATTTTGCAGAAATTGGTTTTCCTAGTCAAAGCACAAACTTGTGGGCTAGTCTAGCGAAGCGTGTGTTCGATATTTATATTCAG GGACGTCGCTTAGAAAAGGACTTTGACATATCTAAGAAGGCAGGTGGAGTTTTGAAAGCAATTCAAATGAAGTACAATGTCAATGTGACAGAGAACTATATCGAAATTCACTTGTTCTGGGCTGGTAAAGGGACCTGTTGCATACCTAAAGAAGGTTACTATGGTCCATTGATAGCAGCTGTCCATGCTGAGGCAG ATTTCAAAGTATCTAAAGGAGAAAACAAGAAGAAGACAGGGATAATCATCGGTACTGTAGTCCCTATTATGGTTGTCGGTCTAGCATTGCTACTATTAGTATTTTACAAGAGGAGAAAATATGATGAAGATGATAATGAAG AACTTCTTGGTATAGGCCCCAAACCAGATACTTTTAGCTATGCAGAACTAAGAGCTGCCACAGGAGACTTCAGTTCTGCAAACAAGCTTGGGGAGGGAGGATTTGGTCACGTTTATAAG GGTACACTTTCAGATGGGAAGGAAGTAGCTGTTAAACAACTTTCAGTAGCTTCTAACCATGGAAAAGGTCAATTTATGGCTGAAATTGCCACAATATCAGTTGTACAACATCGAAATCTGGTGAAATTGTATGGATGTTGCATTCAAGGAAATAGACGCATCCTGGTTTATGAGTATCTTCATAACAGAAGTCTCGATCAAGCACTATTTG GAAAGAATAATTTGCACTTGGACTGGCCTACACGATTCAATATATGCTTGGGGATAGCAAGGGGACTTGCTTATCTTCATGAAGAATCCAGTCCAAGGATTGTACATCGAGATGTCAAAGCTAGTAATATTTTACTCGACGATGCACTTTGTCCAAAAATATCAGATTTTGGATTGGCAAAGCTCTATGATGATAACAAAACACACATGAGTACGCGAGTTGCAGGGACAAT AGGATATTTGGCTCCGGAATATGCAATGCGTGGCCACCTGACAGAAAAGGCAGATATTTTTGGTTTCGGTGTCGTTGCTTTGGAGATTGTTAGCGGCAAACCCAACTTTTATAACGAAGGCAACGAAAGTATTTATCTCCTTGAACGG GTATGGAATTTGCATGAAAATTACCAAAGTTTGGAGTTGGTGGATCCATCACTAGCCGAGTTTGACGAAAAAGAAGCCATTAGAATAATAAGAGTTGCTCTTTTGTGCACTCAAGGATCACCATTAATCCGCCCATCAATGTCTCGTGTCATCGGAATGCTTATAGGAGATAGTGAAATTGAAAATGCTAGATCGAAGCCAAGTTATCTTACTGATATGGATTATAAAGATACAACTACTATGAGTACTATGGGCTTCTCAAGTGAGACCTACACTCCTGGTTCATCAAATGATAATACttacatttttaattaa
- the LOC115697164 gene encoding probable LRR receptor-like serine/threonine-protein kinase At1g56140 isoform X1: MFYVKYNIKWSLLCCSFIVFFLICLTPHPSMAQTQNATTDLSEVRALNTLFGKWGIKPNTTTWNISGNPCSGTAIDDNIKLEDMDNPGIKCNCTYDNNNTCHITHLRVQRLELQGTVPEEITAFKFLKYLKINLNHFEGTLPAFFGNFSLLEQIDVGHNTFHGAVPKELGNLKNLNMLALGSNNFSGPLPAEIGNLLKLEQIYIDSSGISGEFPPTFANLKNMQILNTLDTPLSGKIPDFIGNWTRLTNLTFVGNSLQGPIPSSFSQLTSLTSIKIGDLSNGSSSLDFVKNLKNLTELILRNALISGSIPPFIGELKGLKTVDLSFNNLTGKIPPELFAMGNLTNLFLGNNSLTGGIPNDWRDNLVNIDLSYNFLSGRLPRWLGSISQLNLVANNFIFDDSNKSVSPGLYCLQRSFPCNRNTPIHTSFAIKCGGPQMLGNDGIVYEAEEIVLGPAKFHVSGKENWGVSKVGLYGDKTGKLDIEGTQEQVTSTNEKPEFFHTARMSPGSLRYYGLGLVNGPYTVTLHFAEIGFPSQSTNLWASLAKRVFDIYIQGRRLEKDFDISKKAGGVLKAIQMKYNVNVTENYIEIHLFWAGKGTCCIPKEGYYGPLIAAVHAEADFKVSKGENKKKTGIIIGTVVPIMVVGLALLLLVFYKRRKYDEDDNEELLGIGPKPDTFSYAELRAATGDFSSANKLGEGGFGHVYKGTLSDGKEVAVKQLSVASNHGKGQFMAEIATISVVQHRNLVKLYGCCIQGNRRILVYEYLHNRSLDQALFGKNNLHLDWPTRFNICLGIARGLAYLHEESSPRIVHRDVKASNILLDDALCPKISDFGLAKLYDDNKTHMSTRVAGTIGYLAPEYAMRGHLTEKADIFGFGVVALEIVSGKPNFYNEGNESIYLLERVWNLHENYQSLELVDPSLAEFDEKEAIRIIRVALLCTQGSPLIRPSMSRVIGMLIGDSEIENARSKPSYLTDMDYKDTTTMSTMGFSSETYTPGSSNDNTYIFN; the protein is encoded by the exons ATGTTTTATGtgaaatataatattaagtGGAGCCTCCTCTGCTGCTCCTTCATCGTCTTCTTCTTAATTTGTCTGACACCTCATCCCTCCATGGCTCAAACTCAAAACGCCACAACAGATCTTTCTGAAG TGAGAGCACTAAATACGTTATTCGGAAAGTGGGGAATAAAACCAAATACAACCACTTGGAATATAAGTGGAAATCCATGTAGTGGAACCGCCATTGATGACAATATCAAACTAGAAGACATGGACAATCCAGGAATCAAATGTAATTGTACCTACGACAACAACAACACTTGCCACATCACTCACTt GAGAGTGCAGAGATTGGAACTGCAAGGAACGGTTCCAGAAGAAATTACAGCTTTCAAATTCTTGAAATATTT GAAGATCAATTTGAATCACTTTGAAGGAACTTTGCCAGCATTCTTTGGAAACTTTTCTCTGCTAGAACAAAT AGATGTTGGCCACAACACATTTCATGGGGCGGTACCAAAGGAGCTTGGCAAcctgaagaatctaaatatgcT TGCCTTGGGGTCAAATAATTTTTCTGGACCACTTCCCGCAGAAATTGGTAATTTATTGAAACTCGAGCAAAT ttacATAGACAGTTCTGGAATAAGTGGTGAATTTCCCCCCACATTCGCCAACCTAAAAAATATGCAAATCTT AAATACACTAGATACTCCTCTCTCTGGGAAGATACCAGACTTCATAGGAAACTGGACACGTCTAACTAATTT GACATTTGTAGGGAACTCTCTTCAAGGTCCCATACCATCTAGTTTTTCTCAATTGACCTCGTTGACATCTAT AAAGATTGGGGATTTATCAAATGGGAGCAGTTCCCTTGATTTTGTCAAAAATTTGAAGAACTTGACTGAGTT AATTCTGAGAAATGCATTGATTTCCGGTTCAATTCCACCTTTTATTGGAGAATTGAAAGGTCTTAAAACAGT GGATTTGAGTTTCAACAACTTAACCGGAAAGATCCCTCCTGAGTTGTTTGCCATGGGTAATCTAACAAACCT ATTTCTTGGAAATAATAGTCTGACAGGAGGTATTCCCAATGATTGGCGTGACAATCTTGTGAATAT AGATCTGTCTTACAATTTCTTATCAGGGCGTTTACCGAGATGGTTAGGCTCAATATCACAACT GAACTTGGTGGCTAACAATTTCATATTTGATGATTCAAACAAATC AGTTTCCCCTGGGCTGTATTGTCTCCAGAGAAGTTTTCCCTGCAATAGAAATACCCCAATTC ATACAAGCTTTGCAATCAAGTGTGGAGGACCACAGATGTTAGGAAATGATGGCATAGTGTATGAAGCTGAAGAGATAGTTCTTGGCCCTGCAAAGTTTCATGTTAGTGGCAAAGAGAATTGGGGAGTTAGTAAGGTTGGTTTATATGGTGATAAAACAGGTAAACTAGATATTGAAGGAACCCAGGAACAAGTCACATCAACCAATGAGAAGCCAGAGTTCTTCCATACTGCACGAATGTCCCCAGGATCACTAAGATACTATGGTCTCGGTCTTGTGAATGGGCCTTATACTGTCACGTTGCATTTTGCAGAAATTGGTTTTCCTAGTCAAAGCACAAACTTGTGGGCTAGTCTAGCGAAGCGTGTGTTCGATATTTATATTCAG GGACGTCGCTTAGAAAAGGACTTTGACATATCTAAGAAGGCAGGTGGAGTTTTGAAAGCAATTCAAATGAAGTACAATGTCAATGTGACAGAGAACTATATCGAAATTCACTTGTTCTGGGCTGGTAAAGGGACCTGTTGCATACCTAAAGAAGGTTACTATGGTCCATTGATAGCAGCTGTCCATGCTGAGGCAG ATTTCAAAGTATCTAAAGGAGAAAACAAGAAGAAGACAGGGATAATCATCGGTACTGTAGTCCCTATTATGGTTGTCGGTCTAGCATTGCTACTATTAGTATTTTACAAGAGGAGAAAATATGATGAAGATGATAATGAAG AACTTCTTGGTATAGGCCCCAAACCAGATACTTTTAGCTATGCAGAACTAAGAGCTGCCACAGGAGACTTCAGTTCTGCAAACAAGCTTGGGGAGGGAGGATTTGGTCACGTTTATAAG GGTACACTTTCAGATGGGAAGGAAGTAGCTGTTAAACAACTTTCAGTAGCTTCTAACCATGGAAAAGGTCAATTTATGGCTGAAATTGCCACAATATCAGTTGTACAACATCGAAATCTGGTGAAATTGTATGGATGTTGCATTCAAGGAAATAGACGCATCCTGGTTTATGAGTATCTTCATAACAGAAGTCTCGATCAAGCACTATTTG GAAAGAATAATTTGCACTTGGACTGGCCTACACGATTCAATATATGCTTGGGGATAGCAAGGGGACTTGCTTATCTTCATGAAGAATCCAGTCCAAGGATTGTACATCGAGATGTCAAAGCTAGTAATATTTTACTCGACGATGCACTTTGTCCAAAAATATCAGATTTTGGATTGGCAAAGCTCTATGATGATAACAAAACACACATGAGTACGCGAGTTGCAGGGACAAT AGGATATTTGGCTCCGGAATATGCAATGCGTGGCCACCTGACAGAAAAGGCAGATATTTTTGGTTTCGGTGTCGTTGCTTTGGAGATTGTTAGCGGCAAACCCAACTTTTATAACGAAGGCAACGAAAGTATTTATCTCCTTGAACGG GTATGGAATTTGCATGAAAATTACCAAAGTTTGGAGTTGGTGGATCCATCACTAGCCGAGTTTGACGAAAAAGAAGCCATTAGAATAATAAGAGTTGCTCTTTTGTGCACTCAAGGATCACCATTAATCCGCCCATCAATGTCTCGTGTCATCGGAATGCTTATAGGAGATAGTGAAATTGAAAATGCTAGATCGAAGCCAAGTTATCTTACTGATATGGATTATAAAGATACAACTACTATGAGTACTATGGGCTTCTCAAGTGAGACCTACACTCCTGGTTCATCAAATGATAATACttacatttttaattaa